The Ptychodera flava strain L36383 chromosome 14, AS_Pfla_20210202, whole genome shotgun sequence genome segment GATGACCTTGGCTTTGATACGGAATCCTGTATTTATGTTGTTATCTTTCGCCTTTATTTTGACCAACTCAATTGCCTTTGCCCTATTCATGCCAAAGTACTTCCAAAAGGACCTTGGTTTCACTACATCGATGTCTAACTTGATTGTTGGTGAGTAAGAAACGCTTACGTATGGCCTGAAtatattaggggcccaagcttACCTGGCTTGGGTCCCTgttggttttactggagttcaatatatattttcatcTTGTTTCTACGGAGGCGAAAATGTTGCAAAGATGCAAGTGGAAACTAACTTCACGTCTCAAATTTTAATCGTCTTAATATTTATAAGAACTCGTTTGGTTGAAATTATCACTCTTTAACACAAATCAATAACATGGCGTACATTACTAAACTAAGAAGAAATCAATCCAATTCTCACTATGTTGTCTATAGTCATGATGAAGGATCAGCCGACGGCTACCAGTAAATAAGATAATGTTATGAAGACAGAAAACCTAAGTAATTACtcattcatttttatttatttatttatttatttatttatttatttatttatttatttatttgtttatttgtctttGCCAGGAATTATGTGGCTATTCCCTAATTTCCCAACTGCGATTATCTTGGGTCTTTTATTAAAGAAGTTCAAAGCAGGATTGGTTGGATTGACGAAGTTGATTGTAGGTCTCACTCTGACCATTCTCATAACCAAAATTCTGATCATCATCATCCCATGTGAGGGCCCTTATCTACATGGAACAAGGTGATTTTATTGTATACATTCTGTAAAAATATGCCAAATGCTGAACCAACGAAAAGGGAACAGGCAAAACGAACGTCACTCCACTCTCCTGTAAGTGATTCCACTGAAGGggtgcaatatttaaatttgaattttgaaagcCACAAGGTCCAATGCACCACCGCTCACTCACTCTCgtcaacacatacacacaccatTATATGTTAATCTTCCACAGTTCGGTCAAATTTCTCACAGTAAAATTTGACACTTCCATTAAACTTTGAGAATCCATAAAGGCATTTCTATACATCGCGGAAATTTCGCTAATGTTACGATGGTTAACTCCCGATATTAGGTCCATTAGTTAAGTGAGTCTCAGTGCAATAAAGGCAAATGCGCATACCTAATGATTTTCAGGGAAGGCGAGAAGATGGTCGTTGGCTGCAATTCTAGGTGCGATTGCGATCTTGGTCATTATCAATCTGTGTGTGGCTCTGACGGTATGGATTACTACTCGCCTTGCTATGCAGGATGCTCATCTTCCATCAGTGATAAGGTATCGAAGAATCTTGACTTAAACTGACAATACTCAATTGCAAATCCAGTTCGCTTCTCTGTAACAATTTTTTGAAGTGCAAGTACCCTCTAAAACTGTCAAATAATATAATGCATTATACTTAGGTGATttggtgccgtgcgttgtgggttcgagcccggttgaaaccatcgtattctctatcctgggttgatagttctgctggtggacagaattgtccccgaggctatcttccgcccagTTAAAgcattgtattcattgcttcgcttcgataaagtttgtgtgagatgtatcaTAGCGTGTTtactagcgtgagtgcttcacgaactctacggcgagtggagagggcgcagtcagaattgcaacatcctTAGCGCGGTTATTGAAGcaatctttttgagagtggggatttagccgagcggtttcgACTGTTGGCCTCTGCGCTAgatgattgggtgccgtgcgttgtgggttcgagcccggttgaaaccatcgtattctctatcctgggttgatagttctgctggtgaactgaattgtccccgaggctatcttccgcccagTTAAAgcattgtattcattgcttcgcttcgataaagtttgtgtgagatgtatcaTAGCGTGTTTACTATCGTGAGTGCTTctcgaactctacggcgagtggagagggcgcagtcagaattgcaacatccttagctcggttattgaagcaatctttttgagagtggggatttagccgagcggtttcgACTGTTGGCCTCTGCGccaggtgattgggtgccgtgcatTGTGGGTTCTagcccggttgaaaccatcgtattcgtTTTACTTGTCGGCCACTTTCGAATTGAGTAATAGAGAAAAATGAAGAATAGCGGGTCCATGCATGGtctagaaaaatatttttttcaccatCAAGATTGAAGGCACTCTCAGACAAGCACTAATATCTGGCCCAGTACTCTTATGTGCCACGGTGACCATGATTACAAACGTTCGCGAATTTTGAATGGTTTTGCTTCTTACCTATTTAAATTCCAGCGGGGCGACGCACATTCTCTTTCCTTGACAAAGGAAATGTGTCACCTTTCCGAAACAGAACGTCAACAATGGTTATTTAATCTTCAGCAAATCTTAATTCTGCAATTTTTGTCTGTTTAATATGTGTCATAGACATCAGTGTACATCGTGACCGTGCATGGATACActtttcaagaaaacaaaaactagCTCCCGTAACCGCCGAAATATACGTAAGCAAAGCTCCCTGGAACTTTAAGATAGACTGGCCTTGGAGATAGATATTTGGCCTCTCATATTTTAACGACCCTTTTCTAATCTACTGCTTGTGTGGACTTATTTGAAGCTCTTGCAGTGAATTAAGTGTTTGCCAACAgtcttatttttgcacaaatggGAATGGTGGCCAGTCAGAATTTCAAAAGTagcaggtaatttgtttccatagaacaaaacttttcacagtGAGCCCCGATTTTTATGTCTGATtgtaaaagagaatggttgaatgtgtcattgacaaaagtttgagcaaaggtataagtctttcaatttctaggtgcatactaccttaatcataTTACCTTGTACGGTTTCATGGTGTTAAACCACAATACATAGACTTCCTATTGCCTGTAGAATTTCACTGACTGCATATGCATTAACCCAGACGACCCTACCAATACATTCGCACAAGATGGATTGTGTCCCATTCTTCTTTGCAAGTATTTCATCGCTTTTCTCGTGATCCTCTTGGTCTTTTCTGCCGCCAGCAGTGGAATGAGCCTgcctgttaccatggtaacaatcAGGTAGGTACTCTCTTCAATATCACCGAGAGTGCACATCGGCAAATTTTAATGCTCTTGTTGAATAATATGTAGTACAAAAAAAGTCTGTGGATATTATAGTTCATGCATCGGTAATCTTTAATTTCCCTAGATGTGTTGAGAAGGGGCAGAAGTCGTTTGCCTTGGCGGTGAAACAAGTGATAGCCTCATTATGTAAGTCACACCCTCCCTGATCGGTATTTTTTTTAGTAATCTTCATAGTTTAGCCAATGTCGGTGAAGCTGCAAATTATCGTGCGAACACTGATCCGTCGTCATTATTGATAGGAAGTGAACCTTCACTAATGGAGTCATTTGGGTTTTTTCTGTGAAGAAGTGGAGGATACAAAGTTTGCGGTGATTGATTATTATGGGTCTTATTGAGATCAAGCGTTAtaggaaatgaaaataatatttagaaTATAGAATTATTCCAAACTTCCGCTGTACAGATTTCGCGCTGAAAACTGCTCAGGCAAAAATACTTACATCATTTACATACGAATGGCGAAATAGCTGGTCTGATTTATCGAAGGAATTGCAgattctttatttgaaatattatcGATGATCATTCACTAGTCAAATCATGTAACTGCTTTTCTGATCGTGCTTCTACCATGCAGCTAATCCTAAGGCGGATATGACTGActcaaaattacaaatgtaaCTACATGTATTAGGAAAACATAAGACAGTGCCGTACCTTCTTTTCGCTCTGACACTGTTTATTCTGTTACTTGGTAGACACTGTTCAGTTACCTTCATCTGTCTTTGTGATGCCTTTTTTGATATATCGCCTAAAATGGATATCCAAAATAGGGAAGAGTCGTTTTCAAACTGAAATAATTAGCTTGTCAATTCGAGTTAAAGTCACATTATTTCGAATGAACAGGCATGAGTCGTGCATTTGGGGtctgaaaaaagtcaaaagtgATTTTAGCGCAGGCAAAATCCTAATGTTCTGGATGGCAGAcgtgtattaattttttttaatatattcaagtcCGAATTCCAGGTAACATCCTTAGTGGGACACTCATAGACTACACCTGTGTTCTGTGGCGCGAAGATTGCGGTAACAAAGGAGCATGCGCACAATATGACAACCGATTGTACCGTGTGGCTATGATGTCACTCGGTGCCGCCATGAGTACAGTCTCGCTGTTCATGTTCTTCATCGTGTTGTACCTGGTCGTGAGAAGACACAAGCGGCAAGGTCGGATTGACGTCCATGGCAAACAAGACAGTTCGACCCGAGAAGATATTCAGCTACAAAAAGTCGAGGTAAGTTTACTTAATTTAGCTTCGTTTGTTTTGTGGCATTTCATGACACCAAGGAAAATTTTCCgcatttttaaaatgaatcgTCCAAGGACAAAACCTCTCGTGGTATGCCAACACTATGGGCGATTTATTGCTTAAGGTATGTGCTGGGCGCTGCAGCAACATTTAATAATTTCCTGGTCCACTTTGTATAGAACATTAATTCCTTGAACAGTTTATCTCACTCGACATGTTGCATTCCTCTCTTTTCACAGGCACGTAGCTATGACAACCAAAGTTTCCGGCCCACAGAGTGATTCTTTCTGGCGAGTACATTGAAGATCAACGCGTTCGTTGCTTTATTACCACGGAATTTAATCTTTCAATTCTTTGAGAATTAGGCCTACAATACAAAAAGGATGCAATAAAGTGTGACGGTACATATTGATGAGATGATCAGCAGTAGATGATGGTCCCCTTTGTGCTCACACTCTATCAGCGGAAGGCTTATcaatagatagatcgatagatctCATATTTGTAATTCTCATTTTCGCGTGAAGACTTTAAAATTGTCTAAATTGGTGCACGCACTGCAAATCCATTACTGCTTTGGTGGAGCAGaatgtttacttttaaaaaaatgtgatcAGGAATAAATTACAAAGTCGTCTTCTTTATCCATAATATTGTcgtcaaatttacatataatgcTTTTGAATTTTTCGAATAAAGATAGAAGATTTTGTGGTCAAATTATAGTTTGTATGACTGTATGGTGTCAATTATCAAGTATACCTGTCATCGTCATATACAAGTATTCAAAGACTTCAACTTAACAAATATATGCTCAAACTCTATATTTAAACTCTTCCTGAAGGTTGAATGATGACAGCGCCCTCAATGATCAGCGTGTATGACGTATGAGTATGTTGGGGAATACTCGCAATTTTCTCAGTACTGATTcgaaaaatattaataaattgtttttgtaatcatatttttttccttttcagttTAAAACATATACCTAAGTGATGAAATACGTTCACCGTAAGTTGGTTTGACTAATATCTTTTTTATCTCGAAAATGTGACCTATTGTTGCCAACAAGCACAGCTGTATACGGCATAAATGTTGACATTTATAAAACATCGAGGACCTACCTTTATCTTTAGGGAAAACTGAAAGCTTTCTACTTTCCTCGCCAAACAGAAATTAAAGTGAAACTTAACTGTCCTAGTGTTCTTGAAAACTGGCTCACATTGGAGATACCGGCTATCTGAAAATGGTAATACAGAAATGTTGAGAGTTTAATATCGAAATGATTGAAAAAAGGCAGCAGCACGTCAATTTTCATCGCTGCGGGGGAgatgaaagaaaaacaattaGGATATATTCTGCATGCCAAACCGTCGAGTGTTCCCTGTGAAGTATAAATTATATTAATTTCAAGGAATTAATTTCAAGATGTTGATATCAGTCGTGTCAGTATCGGTGGCTAAGCAACCATCTGCTGTACGACACGTCACAGGGCTGTATGTAATCAGTCACTTGGCTTCCCATACGTTGCTGACGTATGTTCGCAGTGTGTAAACATCTACTCTGTATTATCCAGGTTTTTTCATGCTAAGGCCGTGTCGGGAGGAAAACTTTATGGTTATATCCTGCA includes the following:
- the LOC139150667 gene encoding solute carrier organic anion transporter family member 3A1-like gives rise to the protein MTLALIRNPVFMLLSFAFILTNSIAFALFMPKYFQKDLGFTTSMSNLIVGIMWLFPNFPTAIILGLLLKKFKAGLVGLTKLIVGLTLTILITKILIIIIPCEGPYLHGTREGEKMVVGCNSRCDCDLGHYQSVCGSDGMDYYSPCYAGCSSSISDKNFTDCICINPDDPTNTFAQDGLCPILLCKYFIAFLVILLVFSAASSGMSLPVTMVTIRCVEKGQKSFALAVKQVIASLFRIPGNILSGTLIDYTCVLWREDCGNKGACAQYDNRLYRVAMMSLGAAMSTVSLFMFFIVLYLVVRRHKRQGRIDVHGKQDSSTREDIQLQKVEARSYDNQSFRPTE